The Lysinibacillus pakistanensis genome includes a window with the following:
- a CDS encoding AEC family transporter, translated as MMYLGMIFFQIVAPILVLLVLGAILQKKFCFNLKALSQLITYCFMPAAVFVNLYETSVELSVLGEVAIFIVLFIGSQMVLSHFLAKGLGLVKAEAAVFKNSVVLINSGNYGIPVAQMIFVTQPIGVAIQVILVIFQNMTTYTYGLYNLISSTKSGISIVKNFLKMPIIHALIIGVAMNYFNLAVPQFIKIPIDHVADGFIAVALITLGAQLSQLEIKSMFNKTVIISCFTRLILGPAVALLIIYLLGLDGVVAQSLFIASAFPTSRNSSSLALEYDIESATAAQTVLFSTIVSCITVTIVIYLAELLFLS; from the coding sequence ATGATGTATCTCGGTATGATTTTCTTCCAGATTGTTGCTCCTATTTTAGTGCTTCTTGTGCTTGGCGCGATATTGCAAAAGAAATTTTGCTTCAATTTAAAAGCGCTCTCTCAGCTTATAACCTATTGCTTCATGCCAGCCGCTGTTTTTGTTAATTTATATGAAACAAGCGTGGAGCTCTCTGTGCTTGGAGAAGTTGCGATATTTATTGTACTTTTTATCGGCAGTCAAATGGTGCTAAGTCATTTTTTAGCGAAAGGACTTGGTTTAGTTAAAGCAGAGGCTGCAGTATTTAAAAATAGTGTTGTCCTTATTAATTCAGGAAACTATGGAATTCCTGTTGCACAAATGATATTTGTGACACAGCCAATCGGCGTAGCGATACAGGTTATTCTGGTGATATTCCAAAATATGACTACCTATACATATGGCTTATACAACTTAATTTCCTCAACAAAATCAGGTATATCCATTGTAAAGAATTTTCTTAAGATGCCTATCATTCATGCCCTTATTATAGGGGTGGCAATGAACTATTTTAATCTTGCAGTGCCACAGTTTATTAAAATTCCAATAGATCATGTGGCAGACGGTTTTATTGCTGTGGCATTAATCACGTTAGGTGCCCAATTATCACAGCTTGAAATAAAATCCATGTTTAATAAAACCGTCATTATTAGCTGTTTTACACGACTAATTTTGGGACCAGCAGTTGCTTTACTCATTATTTATTTACTCGGCCTAGATGGGGTAGTGGCACAATCATTATTTATTGCTAGCGCTTTTCCAACATCCCGAAATAGCTCTAGTTTAGCATTAGAGTATGATATCGAATCAGCAACAGCCGCACAAACTGTTTTATTTTCAACAATAGTGAGCTGTATTACAGTAACAATCGTTATTTATCTAGCAGAATTATTATTTCTTTCATAA
- a CDS encoding methyl-accepting chemotaxis protein, producing MKKSRSIALKLSSLIIGIFLLLFFAYTIITGIILKNQSVDDAESATLETAEFSAAKMSERFKKANTTLLTTKRIVETMEKKGEVSAQAILDIMETNLVNNDDLLGVGVILEQNIANVKPIALTTLLEQNTMKIDSATYAALTDSKNRFIPYLSKDGGGITAAAIEGIDDKSVSEWYWVPKDEGRSVLTEPYDYNVNGKTVLMTTISVPLVNASGSFFGILTADLSIDYLNGLTESVKPDGGYAAIITNKGILTANSLGATLDGLNMQDHMDWTSIKQTMDSGEVKSMYMDSDELKENSFNVFSPMVLEGIGETWTVQMVLPKSKILETYNQVFIFTIVASIIIVVLMSAASALFIYRQLKPLKFLRASIEMAADGDLTQKVDEKYIKADEIGAVALAYNNMLDQTNSAIKTVLNSTTLLNQSSNHVHETFNEIVASSQEVSVAINEIAQGASKQSEDTEETNYRMIDLSDQIDAITALSNEMDELSNKTKATTDKGMQEVESLRDRNAETNAMNRRIQQQMESLASNIANINQIITSIQGITEQTNLLALNASIEAARAGEHGKGFAVVAEEVRKLAEQSKNETDIIKQTVDSILANSKQTVAVITSNAELMQSQNESVQSTEVAFKDNSELSNSIASSINELMAKLSDMLEHKNQAIMAIQSISAISEETAASAEQVSASAIDQQAELQKVGESINTMNEISKELQEVVNRFKLA from the coding sequence ATGAAAAAATCTAGAAGTATTGCTTTGAAGCTATCTTCTCTAATAATAGGAATATTTTTACTATTATTTTTTGCTTATACGATAATAACAGGCATTATTTTGAAAAATCAAAGTGTTGATGATGCAGAAAGTGCAACGCTTGAAACTGCTGAATTTTCTGCGGCAAAAATGAGTGAGCGCTTTAAGAAAGCAAATACTACTTTACTAACAACAAAACGTATTGTTGAAACTATGGAGAAGAAAGGTGAGGTTTCCGCGCAAGCTATTTTGGATATCATGGAAACCAATTTAGTGAATAATGATGATTTGCTTGGCGTAGGGGTTATTTTAGAGCAAAATATTGCAAACGTAAAACCGATAGCTCTTACGACTTTATTAGAACAGAATACTATGAAAATAGATTCAGCTACATATGCGGCATTAACTGATTCAAAAAATCGCTTTATACCTTATTTAAGTAAGGATGGTGGTGGTATTACTGCTGCTGCTATTGAAGGCATAGATGATAAAAGTGTGTCCGAATGGTATTGGGTACCTAAGGACGAGGGACGATCAGTTCTAACAGAGCCCTATGATTATAATGTCAATGGAAAGACAGTCCTAATGACAACTATTTCTGTTCCATTAGTAAATGCTTCAGGGTCATTTTTCGGCATATTAACGGCAGATTTATCCATCGATTATCTTAATGGATTGACAGAGTCAGTCAAGCCAGATGGCGGTTATGCTGCGATTATTACAAATAAAGGAATTTTAACAGCGAATAGCCTTGGTGCTACATTAGATGGATTGAATATGCAGGATCATATGGATTGGACAAGCATTAAACAAACGATGGATAGTGGCGAAGTAAAAAGCATGTACATGGACTCTGACGAATTGAAAGAAAATTCATTCAATGTCTTTTCACCAATGGTATTAGAGGGAATTGGTGAAACATGGACTGTCCAAATGGTACTACCTAAATCAAAAATTCTAGAGACTTATAATCAGGTGTTTATTTTTACAATTGTTGCTTCTATTATTATAGTGGTTTTAATGTCTGCTGCTAGTGCCCTATTCATTTATAGACAATTGAAACCATTAAAGTTTTTACGTGCATCTATTGAAATGGCGGCTGATGGTGATTTAACACAAAAAGTGGATGAGAAATATATTAAAGCTGATGAGATTGGGGCTGTTGCATTGGCTTATAATAATATGCTAGATCAAACGAATAGTGCCATAAAAACAGTGCTGAATTCTACGACACTACTGAATCAATCATCCAATCATGTTCATGAGACATTTAATGAAATAGTGGCTTCAAGTCAGGAGGTTTCTGTAGCAATTAATGAAATTGCTCAAGGTGCATCTAAGCAATCTGAGGATACTGAGGAGACAAACTATCGAATGATTGATTTATCCGATCAAATTGATGCTATTACAGCTTTATCGAATGAAATGGATGAGCTGTCAAATAAAACAAAAGCTACTACTGATAAAGGCATGCAAGAGGTTGAAAGCTTACGTGACCGTAATGCGGAGACAAATGCCATGAATCGCCGTATTCAACAGCAAATGGAGTCTCTGGCATCTAATATTGCTAATATTAACCAAATAATCACATCTATTCAAGGCATTACGGAGCAAACGAATTTATTAGCCTTAAATGCAAGTATAGAAGCAGCACGTGCTGGCGAGCATGGCAAAGGCTTTGCAGTTGTTGCAGAGGAAGTGCGAAAGCTAGCAGAGCAATCAAAAAACGAAACAGATATAATTAAGCAAACAGTGGATAGTATACTTGCAAATTCCAAGCAAACCGTTGCTGTTATTACTTCAAATGCGGAGCTTATGCAGTCACAAAATGAGTCTGTACAAAGCACAGAGGTAGCATTTAAAGACAACAGTGAGCTATCAAACTCTATCGCTTCCTCGATAAATGAGCTAATGGCTAAGCTATCGGATATGTTGGAGCATAAAAATCAAGCAATTATGGCAATCCAAAGTATTTCTGCTATTTCAGAGGAGACAGCTGCATCTGCAGAACAGGTAAGTGCCTCTGCTATCGACCAACAAGCAGAGCTACAAAAGGTGGGGGAATCCATCAATACTATGAATGAGATTTCAAAGGAATTACAAGAGGTTGTTAATCGGTTTAAGCTAGCTTAA
- a CDS encoding S-layer protein gives MKNKALSTFMATALTATLVLPVAPVNAASSDSSVNQSIQIGERLAATKTKVPAGDAVTITNITKDKVRTSNGQYNISDSLKSLFKTANSTALTNAQATIVVKKGEITSVTSLTLKKAGTNKKTVYFDGGDAKIEGSLTVDADYVKVENVAIEDELIVTSRVKKSFSLDKVTIGDGITFKPLTARKINWLNVSLNDVKSATLNVERTKVDVSSNQTISTIKVVDKVAAFEVSSNVDKLIIDVDKDFSLYGEGKIEQITVSGGAKVALDSGHIVTKVQVDDSKASVTLPVANKTELNKLLTSPPYVPVSVYGNDVLSTEKWTTQTDRNAFEAAVTNAKAVANNASASQEQVNNAITQYKTALANYQAVQKNGTKYGYGNGDKTSLQNLINSVQYVTTSWDGYNLSNTTPWTTPTERSAMESAVSSAQAVVNNYYATQNDISNAIYNLNNAITTYKNAQRNRTAGYGTDKTSLQALINSVQYVTTSWDGYNLSYNTPWTTPTEKSAMESAVSSAQAVVNNYYATQNDISNAINNLNNAITNYKNAQRNSTNGYYGDKTSLQNLINSVQYVTTSWDGYNLSYNTLWTTPTERSAMESAVSSAQAVVNNYYATQNDISNAVYNLNTAITTYKNAQRNGINNGNYWQ, from the coding sequence ATGAAAAATAAAGCGTTATCAACTTTTATGGCAACTGCTCTTACAGCAACCTTAGTATTGCCAGTGGCACCTGTAAACGCTGCTTCTAGTGATTCATCTGTAAACCAGTCAATTCAAATTGGTGAACGATTGGCTGCTACAAAAACGAAGGTTCCAGCAGGAGATGCAGTTACTATTACTAATATTACAAAGGATAAGGTGCGTACTTCTAACGGACAATATAATATTAGTGATTCTCTTAAATCACTCTTTAAAACTGCAAATAGCACGGCCTTAACGAATGCGCAAGCTACAATTGTCGTTAAAAAGGGTGAAATTACTAGCGTCACATCACTAACATTGAAAAAAGCTGGCACTAACAAAAAGACAGTGTATTTCGATGGCGGAGACGCGAAGATTGAAGGAAGCCTAACTGTCGATGCAGATTATGTAAAAGTTGAAAATGTAGCTATCGAGGATGAGCTCATTGTTACAAGTCGTGTAAAAAAATCATTCTCACTTGATAAAGTAACAATTGGGGATGGAATTACCTTTAAACCTCTTACGGCAAGAAAAATTAATTGGCTTAATGTTTCTCTAAATGATGTAAAATCGGCTACGCTTAACGTAGAACGTACAAAAGTGGATGTATCCTCTAACCAAACAATTTCAACTATCAAAGTCGTTGATAAAGTGGCTGCATTTGAGGTTTCATCAAATGTTGATAAACTAATCATCGATGTTGACAAAGATTTTAGCCTTTATGGGGAAGGTAAAATTGAGCAAATTACTGTTAGTGGTGGTGCAAAGGTAGCTTTAGATTCAGGACATATTGTTACTAAAGTACAGGTAGATGATAGCAAAGCTTCTGTAACACTACCTGTGGCAAATAAAACTGAATTAAATAAATTACTAACTTCCCCTCCATATGTTCCGGTCTCTGTTTATGGAAATGACGTTTTATCAACTGAAAAATGGACAACACAAACGGATCGTAACGCATTTGAAGCAGCCGTTACAAATGCGAAAGCAGTAGCTAATAATGCGAGTGCTTCACAGGAGCAAGTGAACAATGCTATTACACAATACAAAACTGCATTAGCAAACTATCAAGCTGTGCAGAAAAATGGAACGAAGTATGGGTATGGAAATGGTGATAAAACATCATTACAAAATCTAATCAATTCTGTTCAATATGTGACAACTTCTTGGGATGGCTATAACTTATCAAATACCACGCCTTGGACAACTCCTACTGAGAGATCTGCAATGGAGTCAGCAGTTTCATCTGCACAAGCAGTGGTGAATAATTACTACGCTACTCAAAACGATATTTCTAATGCCATCTATAATTTAAATAATGCTATTACGACTTACAAAAATGCTCAAAGAAATAGGACTGCTGGATACGGTACAGATAAAACATCATTACAAGCACTAATCAATTCTGTTCAGTATGTTACAACTTCTTGGGACGGTTATAACTTGTCATATAACACGCCTTGGACAACTCCTACTGAGAAATCTGCAATGGAGTCAGCAGTTTCATCTGCACAAGCAGTGGTAAATAATTATTACGCTACTCAAAACGATATTTCCAATGCAATTAATAATTTAAATAACGCTATAACGAATTACAAAAATGCTCAAAGAAATAGTACGAATGGATATTATGGAGATAAAACATCATTACAAAATCTAATTAATTCTGTTCAATATGTGACAACTTCTTGGGACGGTTACAACTTATCATATAACACGCTTTGGACAACTCCTACTGAGAGATCTGCAATGGAGTCAGCCGTTTCATCTGCACAAGCAGTGGTAAATAATTATTACGCTACTCAAAACGATATTTCTAATGCCGTCTATAATTTAAATACTGCTATTACGACTTACAAAAATGCTCAAAGAAACGGTATTAATAATGGAAATTATTGGCAGTAA
- the mntA gene encoding type VII toxin-antitoxin system MntA family adenylyltransferase antitoxin, with the protein MQQNWQKVVVEKLASAVNPAFVIVFGSYAQGSAREDSDLDIAYFAERQLSAYERFLLAGEIAQSCNVDVDLVDILTVDTVFAAQIFSSGMVIDCKDENTFVKERMKALSMYVTLNEQRAEILKAIEERGSVYGE; encoded by the coding sequence TTGCAACAAAACTGGCAGAAAGTAGTTGTGGAAAAGCTAGCATCCGCTGTTAATCCGGCTTTTGTTATTGTTTTTGGTTCGTATGCGCAAGGTTCGGCACGGGAAGATAGTGATTTAGATATTGCGTATTTTGCAGAAAGACAGCTTTCGGCTTATGAACGTTTTCTATTAGCAGGAGAGATTGCGCAGTCTTGTAATGTAGATGTTGATTTAGTTGATATTCTAACAGTTGATACAGTGTTTGCAGCACAAATTTTTTCAAGTGGTATGGTCATTGATTGCAAAGACGAAAACACCTTTGTTAAAGAACGTATGAAGGCATTATCAATGTATGTGACGTTAAATGAACAACGTGCGGAAATTCTAAAGGCAATTGAAGAAAGAGGTAGTGTCTATGGTGAATAA
- a CDS encoding response regulator produces MKMVLVDDEHLPLMRLKTLLEKSKVPEVDIVGEYTESLTVIAQIQALQPDVVFLDIVMPDMDGLALGEKIQELLPNVEIVFTTGYDKYAIDAFNLHAIDYLLKPVQEVRLQKTLERLQSVIENNQQMAAKQTMVQLLGGIKVITPEGKVQLMKWRTSKAKELFAYMLTNRNEIIYRDTILELFWPESDIEKASKQLYTAIYTIRQTLKNYGLEGIQISSPLLNSGYKLIVENVLIDVEQWLDQLKSLPPLQEDTADKHERVSQAYTGDYLGDSDYLWSEGERERLRRLWLRHAQQLSEFYIRSQQYAAAVRVQERIQIISPDEEDSYFSLMKLYDLLNNAAAVEEQYGQLKKMLQEQLAVEPSVEIEGWYRSWRKNSTVSQVDVLN; encoded by the coding sequence ATGAAAATGGTGTTAGTAGATGATGAACATTTACCATTAATGAGACTGAAAACCTTACTTGAAAAGAGTAAAGTCCCGGAAGTTGACATAGTTGGAGAATATACTGAATCCCTAACTGTCATTGCCCAAATACAAGCGCTGCAACCTGATGTTGTATTTTTAGATATTGTCATGCCGGATATGGATGGACTTGCATTAGGAGAAAAGATTCAAGAGCTTTTGCCGAATGTTGAGATTGTTTTTACTACTGGTTATGACAAATATGCTATAGATGCTTTTAATTTGCATGCAATAGATTATCTATTAAAGCCTGTGCAAGAGGTGCGCTTACAAAAAACATTGGAACGGCTCCAGTCAGTAATCGAAAATAATCAGCAAATGGCAGCGAAGCAAACAATGGTTCAACTGCTGGGGGGTATTAAAGTCATAACACCTGAGGGTAAGGTGCAATTAATGAAATGGCGGACCTCGAAAGCGAAAGAGCTATTCGCCTATATGCTAACTAATCGCAATGAAATCATTTATCGTGATACCATATTAGAGTTATTTTGGCCAGAATCAGATATAGAAAAAGCATCCAAGCAGCTTTATACAGCTATCTATACTATCCGTCAAACATTAAAAAATTATGGGTTAGAGGGCATTCAAATCTCTAGTCCATTGTTAAATTCGGGTTATAAATTAATAGTGGAAAATGTATTAATTGATGTAGAACAATGGTTGGATCAATTAAAATCTTTACCCCCTTTACAAGAAGATACAGCAGATAAACATGAGCGGGTGTCCCAAGCCTATACAGGAGATTATTTAGGGGATAGCGATTATCTATGGTCTGAAGGAGAAAGAGAACGGCTCAGACGATTATGGTTGCGCCACGCACAGCAATTAAGTGAATTTTATATAAGAAGCCAACAATACGCTGCTGCTGTGAGAGTACAGGAGAGGATTCAAATAATCTCCCCAGATGAAGAGGATAGCTATTTTTCCTTAATGAAGCTATATGATCTGCTCAATAATGCCGCTGCCGTAGAAGAGCAATATGGGCAACTTAAAAAAATGCTGCAAGAGCAATTAGCAGTAGAGCCAAGTGTAGAAATTGAAGGATGGTATAGAAGTTGGAGAAAAAATAGTACGGTTTCACAGGTTGATGTGTTGAATTGA
- a CDS encoding hybrid sensor histidine kinase/response regulator: MTIPEGLAPYELYVNGQLIGGLGNLKSDNERTAPISRPITYYFTLDSNESEIIIQGVQTNRYSQGGFTKEVIFGDLHSMEKSKFFSIATQIAVCLVFLFYLLFVVLLVGIGVRSKSLIYFAMMIIFTCITVLVSSNKIIYMYLPINWVWANKLFYFSYIINMLFFVLFLRELVKEYSKPPKILNVVIMLCIAYLVFIILSPIEYIFKTKIIFTTIFIVSPIIITVFILYIVIKGQKGIVFLLLTGTAVAGNSLFFSLRQNSTLPYSHYPFDLLIAITALSAYWFTRYFQSTLQTEKLSVKLQKEIDTKDDFLANTSHELRNPLHGMMSIAQTLLAKQNFDLPEKNNDDIKLLLTIGNHMTYMLDDLLDLVQLKEKTLRLHPKAINVHNLASGVSNIFLFMLKGRPIELIIKIPKDLPPVLADETRLIQIFTNLIHNAIKFTEKGTITIDAELIGKKVYISVTDTGIGIEKDIQERIFEPYEQADSSMTSIGGGLGLGLSICHELVALHGGKISLASTVGKGSTFTFSLPITNEQADNDTKINIDNDASLSKYVSLLNSLSKFEDEIAAVTEKETLVTSHSRILIVDDDAVNLQVLANALSTEAYDIETALSGSEALVMLQNNSFDLVISDIMMPHMSGYELAKKIREQFSISELPILFLTARQQRVDIQLAFLSGANDYVKKPMEYVELKSRVHALVRVKQSSEERLRIEAAWLQAQIQPHFFFNTLSSIISLHGVDNEQMEKLLLAFSDYLQMSFDFQNVDLAVPIDYELKLVRSYLAIEQIRFGDRIQVHWDIPVNMELSVPPLSIQTLVENAIQHGILPKREGGNLTIRITEAEHYFSIAISDDGVGFDNTTPQKKTSVGLVNTQQRLKQLFNAELAIKSVVGQGTTISFPIPKK; this comes from the coding sequence ATGACAATACCTGAAGGATTAGCACCTTACGAACTGTATGTAAATGGGCAACTAATTGGTGGACTGGGAAATCTGAAATCAGACAATGAACGAACTGCCCCGATTAGTAGACCGATTACCTATTATTTTACCCTAGACTCGAATGAAAGTGAGATTATTATACAGGGCGTTCAAACGAATCGTTATTCACAGGGTGGATTTACAAAAGAAGTTATTTTTGGTGATTTGCACTCGATGGAAAAATCAAAGTTCTTTTCTATCGCTACTCAAATAGCTGTATGTCTAGTTTTTTTATTTTATCTTCTCTTTGTTGTTTTACTTGTTGGAATTGGTGTTCGAAGTAAATCACTTATATATTTTGCCATGATGATTATTTTCACTTGTATAACTGTACTCGTTTCAAGCAATAAAATTATTTATATGTATTTACCCATTAATTGGGTTTGGGCAAATAAACTATTTTATTTTTCTTATATTATTAATATGTTATTTTTCGTGTTATTTCTACGAGAATTAGTGAAGGAATATTCAAAACCGCCAAAAATATTAAATGTTGTTATAATGCTATGTATAGCTTATTTAGTATTTATCATACTATCTCCAATCGAGTATATCTTTAAAACAAAAATTATTTTCACAACAATCTTTATTGTTTCTCCCATTATTATAACTGTTTTCATACTTTATATAGTAATAAAAGGGCAAAAAGGAATTGTATTTTTATTACTAACAGGTACCGCTGTTGCTGGTAATTCACTATTTTTTTCATTAAGGCAGAATTCTACATTACCTTACAGCCATTATCCCTTCGATCTCTTGATTGCTATCACAGCATTATCAGCATATTGGTTTACACGTTACTTCCAATCAACATTGCAAACCGAAAAGCTTTCTGTTAAGCTCCAAAAAGAAATCGATACAAAGGATGATTTTCTGGCAAATACTTCACATGAGCTTCGCAATCCGCTTCATGGCATGATGAGTATTGCCCAAACACTATTGGCGAAGCAAAATTTTGATCTTCCCGAAAAAAATAATGATGATATAAAGCTACTGCTAACAATCGGCAATCATATGACCTACATGTTGGATGATTTACTCGACTTAGTGCAATTAAAAGAGAAAACACTCCGTCTTCATCCAAAGGCCATCAATGTGCATAATCTAGCAAGTGGCGTAAGTAATATATTCCTTTTCATGCTAAAAGGAAGGCCTATAGAGCTTATTATTAAAATACCAAAAGATTTACCGCCTGTCTTAGCGGACGAAACTCGTCTTATTCAGATTTTCACTAATTTAATTCACAATGCTATTAAATTTACAGAAAAAGGAACTATTACTATAGATGCTGAATTGATCGGTAAAAAAGTGTATATTTCCGTTACAGATACGGGAATCGGTATTGAGAAAGACATACAGGAAAGAATATTTGAACCATATGAGCAAGCAGATTCAAGTATGACATCTATTGGTGGTGGACTTGGACTAGGCTTAAGTATTTGCCATGAGCTAGTTGCCCTTCATGGAGGAAAAATATCATTGGCGTCCACTGTTGGCAAAGGCTCTACCTTTACTTTTTCATTACCAATAACGAATGAACAAGCGGACAATGATACGAAAATAAACATTGACAACGATGCTTCACTTTCTAAATATGTCTCATTACTAAATAGTCTCTCAAAATTTGAAGACGAAATAGCTGCCGTTACTGAAAAAGAAACGCTAGTGACTAGTCATTCGAGAATTTTAATTGTTGATGATGATGCAGTAAACCTGCAAGTTCTTGCCAATGCGCTTTCTACGGAGGCTTATGATATTGAAACTGCATTAAGCGGGTCCGAAGCGCTGGTAATGCTACAAAATAATAGCTTTGATTTGGTCATTTCCGATATTATGATGCCACATATGTCCGGCTATGAATTGGCGAAGAAAATTCGTGAACAATTCTCCATTTCTGAATTACCAATCTTGTTCCTAACAGCACGTCAGCAAAGAGTGGATATACAGCTTGCCTTTTTAAGTGGCGCAAATGACTATGTTAAAAAACCAATGGAATATGTGGAGCTTAAGTCAAGGGTCCATGCACTTGTTCGCGTAAAGCAGTCAAGTGAGGAACGCCTAAGAATCGAAGCAGCTTGGCTACAGGCACAAATTCAGCCCCACTTTTTCTTTAATACACTGAGCTCGATTATATCCTTGCATGGCGTGGATAATGAGCAAATGGAGAAGCTATTATTAGCATTTAGTGACTATTTACAAATGAGCTTCGATTTCCAAAATGTCGATTTGGCCGTACCGATCGACTATGAATTAAAGCTTGTGCGCTCCTATCTAGCCATTGAGCAAATTCGCTTTGGTGATAGAATTCAAGTTCACTGGGATATCCCAGTGAATATGGAGCTGTCCGTTCCTCCACTATCCATTCAAACGCTTGTGGAAAACGCCATCCAGCATGGCATTTTACCAAAACGCGAAGGTGGAAACTTGACCATTCGCATTACTGAGGCAGAGCACTATTTTTCTATAGCCATTTCTGATGATGGCGTTGGCTTTGATAATACCACACCGCAAAAGAAAACAAGCGTTGGTCTAGTCAATACACAGCAACGCCTAAAACAATTATTCAATGCAGAACTAGCTATAAAAAGTGTAGTTGGACAAGGCACCACCATCTCATTCCCAATTCCTAAAAAATAA